CTGTTTCCCTGTATCCTAAATCACTACGGGCGTAGGCGCACAGGTGGCTTGTGTAGCCTAAACTCTCAGTAACGGAACACAACTCGGCACCTTTCTTTGCTACTAAATTTGCAACTGCATGGTTTTCCGGGTATATAGGAATTACATCATGGGCGACAAAGAGTTCCACAGGGGAAATAGCAGTTGTGTATCCAACAAGCTTGCCAAGTTCATGGGCGCGAAATGCCTCATCTATATATTCGTTTGTTATCTTTTTTGATAATTCTTTTGAACTTAATTTCTCACTCATAGGGCACCCCCTCTCAAAGATTCAAAGAATGCCTGTAATCTTGTCCTCACATGTGCAAGAGATATGGTTTGATATTCAGTGTCCAATTCATGTATTGGCATTCCTTCTTTTTTTATCATCCTTTTCAAATCGGGCAGGTCGTATTCCTGGGATTCGCAGAATTCGATGTGCACATATATGATGGCCTTTGCGCTGGTTTGTTTATAGAGGGCCTTCACTTCTTCAAAGTTTTTATAGACGTTGTCGTGTATCGGTGAGAAGAACCCTCTTTTGAAGTGTCTTTCTGTGAGGGCATCAATCAGGTTTCCATTATCCGGGACAGCGCCCTGGAGGTACCTCGTGCCTGTTACAAGGGTGTCTCCAACTATATTAAGCTTTATTTCGTCAAATAGTTCATAGACTTCAGGGGGGTCACAGGTTATACCAACGAGTATCACATCCGTGTATTCATCAACCTTTTTAATTTTTAAACTACCCTTAATCTTTTTGAGACTCTTATTAAACTCAGCCTTGTCAACCTGCATTGAAAGTTTTATTAATGCGAATAATTCTTTATTACTGAGGGTTCCGGGATTTTTTCTTTTGATTTCGTATATCTCTTTCAGAAGCTCCTTGTTTTCATTGTGTATCCTTATTGACTCCCTTAAATCTTCATCCTTCAAACTTTTGCCTGACCATCCTGTGAGGGAGGAGACCAGTCGTTCAATTTCTTCTTTTACCCAATACCGTGCGCTTGGTCTATCAGCCTGACGTGGTGCAAGAAAACTCTCGACATATTTGTCAGGGAAGCTTATCCTCCAGATGTCTGACAGATGCTGGGTAGTATCGCAGACCTGGGGCAGAACAAAACCATCGAAGAGGTCGCCCTCGTAGCTCAATACGAGCTCAAGATTACTCCTGGCAAGGGAGCATGCATTGTCCGGTAAGCGGCTTGGAGCCTTTTTTAATGGTTTATCTGTTCCAATCAGAGAAACAGGTAAAAAACCAAAGGCGTATATCAACTCCTCGGGCACATCTGGTATGGTACTCCCTACCACCTTTTTTCCAGTATCCTTTTTCCATTTTCTAATATAGGGGTATGGATCATTAGCGTGCTTTACAACCTGTTTAATGCTTAAGTTGTCCCACATAAGTCCTCCAGATTAAATATGAAAAATTTCACATATTATAGAGAGCCATTCCGTTTTTGTCAAGGCTGAATTATTTATGCGCTACCAGTCCCGCAAGGCAGGATAGCTCAACTATAGCGTAGAGCGTAGAGCAAAGAGCAGAGAGCAGAGAGCGTAGGGCAGAGGGCAAAGGGCATAGCGCAAAGTGTAGGTGTTAATTCAGTTCATAGCTCATGGTTTTGCTATCAGCTATGAGCAAAGAACTAATAATGCTGATAGCTGAATGCTGAAGGCTTACGTTTGGGGAATTTACTTGATTATTTGCAGAAATATAATAAAATAATAGTTCATATGGATAAAAATACCATTAAGACGCTTGCAAAAGAGTTTTATAAATATTTAGACATAGAGAAAGGTGCACCGTTTAATACGAAGAGGGCATACAAAGGGGATATAGAGGATTTTATCGAGTTTATAGAAAAGAGTTCCTATGACATAGTAGACCATCATGCTATAAGGGCTTATATCGTGAATATTTATAAAGATCTGAAAAAATCTTCTTTATCGAGGAAGGTTTCATCAATAAAGGTGTTTTTTAGGTTCTTGAAGAAGAAGGGGTATATTGAAGAAAACACTGCACTGGTGATAAAAAATCCGAAGATTGAGAAACATCTTCCAAAGTTCTATACAATAGACGAGATGTTCCACTTCCTTGATTTTCTTCCAAAGGAAGGCTGGTTGAACATGAGGAACCGGGCAATGTTTGAGCTCATGTATTCAACGGGCATGAGGTCGCAGGAAGTACTTAATATAGACATTGGTGACTTGCATATGGAAGGGATGTGGGTGAAGGTAAAGGGCAAAGGCGGCAAGGAAAGGATACTCCCCTTCGGGGAAAAGGCCAGGGATGCACTTAAGGAATATCTGGATATAATGAAGGATAAAGGAAAATATTCGGTAAAGGGCCCGCTCTTTATAAACTTTCACGGTGAGAGGCTATCATACAGGGGTTTGCTTAAGATCATGAAGAAACATCAAATCAAGGTGCACCTTTTTAAAAACCTTGCACTCCATGGGATACGACACTCCTTTGCTACCCATATGCTTGATAGTGGCGCTGACCTCCGGAGCATACAGGAACTGCTCGGTCATTCAAAGCTCTCAACAACTCAGAAATATACCCATGTCTCCATGGATAAGCTGATGGAGATATACGATAAGTCCCATCCGAGAAGGTAAAATGAAGGCAACGACAGTAATATGCGTAAGGCATAAAGAAAGGGTTGCTATTGGTGCTGATGGACAGGTTACCATGAATGCAACGGTAATGAAACACACAGCAAAGAAGATAAGGAAGCTCTATCAGGATAAATGTCTCGCAGGATTTGCAGGTGCAACGGCTGATGCCTTTACACTCTTTGAAAGGTTTGAAAAAAAGCTGGAACAGTATAATGGAAATATCACGAGGGCCTCTGTTGAGCTTGCAAAAGACTGGAGAACAGATAGATTGCTTAGAAGACTTGAGGCATTACTTATAGTTGCTGATGCAGAACATACCTTTATACTATCAGGCACAGGCGATGTAATAGAACCGGATGATGGTATAGCAGCGATAGGCTCAGGTGGTCCCTATGCACAGGCAGCAGCAAAGGCACTTATAAAGTACACTGATTTATCTGCCCCGGATATTGCAAAGGAGTCGATGCTTATTGCATCACAAATATGTATATACACAAATGATAAGATTGTAGTAGAGGAGCTTTAGATGATGAAAACCCTGACCCCAAAAGAAATCATGGTGGAACTGGACAGGTTTATAATAGGGCAGAATAAGGCAAAAAAGGCAGTTTCTATAGCTTTAAGGAACAGATGGCGGAGACAGATGATACCGAAGGAACTGAGAGATGAAGTAGCCCCGAAGAATATCATCATGATAGGTCCAACAGGTGTGGGGAAGACTGAAATAGCAAGACGCCTTGCAAAGCTTGCGAACTCACCCTTTTTAAAGATTGAGGCAACGAAGTTCACAGAAGTGGGTTACGTTGGAAGGGATGTAGAGTCTATGATTAGAGACCTGACTGAACTTTCCGTGAATATGGTGAAGAAGGAGGAGAAGGAACAGGTAATAGAAAAGGCAACCGTAATGGCTGAAGAGAGGCTCCTCGATTTATTACTGCCGCAAAAAAAGGCTTCCCGCACTCAAAATGAACAGGAACCAAACGATGATTCGAGGGAAAAGTTCAGGGCCCTTTTCACGTCAGGCAGGTTGGATGACAAGTTTGTAGAGGTTGAGGTGCCAGACAGGGCGCTTCCCATGATAGAAATCTTCTCGGCCTCAGGGTTTGAAGAGATGGATATGCAGATAAGGGACCTGTTTGGGAATATCCTTCCTAAAAAGACGAAGAAAAGAAAGATTAAGGTGAAAGAAGCATACGATTATCTTATACAGGAAGAGTCAAAAAAGCTTATAGATATGGATAAGGTTGTAAAAGATGCCGTTGAAAGGGTCGAGCAATCAGGGATTATATTTTTTGATGAGATTGATAAGATTGCAAGCCGTGACCATACCCAGGGCCCTGATGTATCGAGGGAAGGGGTTCAGAGGGACATACTGCCAATAGTAGAAGGGACAACTGTTACAACGAAGTATGGCATGATAAAGACAGATCACATACTCTTCATTGCCGCTGGTGCGTTCCATATGTCAAAGCCATCGGATCTGATACCTGAGTTACAGGGTAGATTTCCGATCAGGGTTGAGCTTGATGCATTGACAAAGGATGATTTCTTCAGAATCATTACAGAACCTGAAAATGCCCTTATTAAACAGTATAAGGCCCTCCTTCAAACAGAAGGGGTAGAGCTTGAGTTTGAAAGGGAGGCCATTGAGGAGATTACCGATATTGCACAGAAGGTCAATGAGATGACAGAGAATATTGGGGCAAGGAGGCTTTACACGGTGATGGAAAGGTTGCTTGATGATATATCGTTTTCCGCACCTGACATGAAAGACAGGAAGATTATGATAACAAAGGCCTATGTAATCGAGAAATTAGGAGAATTTTTAGAGAAAGACGACCTAAGCAGGTATATACTTTAAAGGCAGGGTTCAAGGGGCCAAGGGTTCCAGTGTCTTAAAACCACTCGAACCCTAGAACCCTCGAATCCTTGAACCCTTTATAAGTAAGGATAAATTATGAGTGAGAAAATTAAAACACTTCTTGAGGCCCTTCCTTACATAAAGGCCTTTTTTGGTACTACCTTTGTCATTAAATACGGCGGAGCTGCAATGGAAGATGAAAATCTAAAAAAAGAATTTGCAAAGGACATAGTCCTTTTGAAATATGTCGGGATTAATCCTGTAATCGTTCATGGGGGTGGACCCCGGATAGGGAAGTTCCTTAACGAACTCAAGATACCAACAAAGTTTGTCGATGGACTCCGGGTTACAGACGAGAAGACCCTTGAGGTTGTCGAAATGGTACTTTCCGGTCTTATAAATAAAGAGATAGTAAAGAATATTAACGACATGGGAGGGAAGGCCACCGGTCTTTCCGGAAAGGATGGGAGGCTCCTTAAGGCAAAAAGGGTCGAAAACAAG
This Pseudomonadota bacterium DNA region includes the following protein-coding sequences:
- the hslU gene encoding ATP-dependent protease ATPase subunit HslU codes for the protein MKTLTPKEIMVELDRFIIGQNKAKKAVSIALRNRWRRQMIPKELRDEVAPKNIIMIGPTGVGKTEIARRLAKLANSPFLKIEATKFTEVGYVGRDVESMIRDLTELSVNMVKKEEKEQVIEKATVMAEERLLDLLLPQKKASRTQNEQEPNDDSREKFRALFTSGRLDDKFVEVEVPDRALPMIEIFSASGFEEMDMQIRDLFGNILPKKTKKRKIKVKEAYDYLIQEESKKLIDMDKVVKDAVERVEQSGIIFFDEIDKIASRDHTQGPDVSREGVQRDILPIVEGTTVTTKYGMIKTDHILFIAAGAFHMSKPSDLIPELQGRFPIRVELDALTKDDFFRIITEPENALIKQYKALLQTEGVELEFEREAIEEITDIAQKVNEMTENIGARRLYTVMERLLDDISFSAPDMKDRKIMITKAYVIEKLGEFLEKDDLSRYIL
- a CDS encoding tyrosine-type recombinase/integrase, which translates into the protein MDKNTIKTLAKEFYKYLDIEKGAPFNTKRAYKGDIEDFIEFIEKSSYDIVDHHAIRAYIVNIYKDLKKSSLSRKVSSIKVFFRFLKKKGYIEENTALVIKNPKIEKHLPKFYTIDEMFHFLDFLPKEGWLNMRNRAMFELMYSTGMRSQEVLNIDIGDLHMEGMWVKVKGKGGKERILPFGEKARDALKEYLDIMKDKGKYSVKGPLFINFHGERLSYRGLLKIMKKHQIKVHLFKNLALHGIRHSFATHMLDSGADLRSIQELLGHSKLSTTQKYTHVSMDKLMEIYDKSHPRR
- the hslV gene encoding ATP-dependent protease subunit HslV, with protein sequence MKATTVICVRHKERVAIGADGQVTMNATVMKHTAKKIRKLYQDKCLAGFAGATADAFTLFERFEKKLEQYNGNITRASVELAKDWRTDRLLRRLEALLIVADAEHTFILSGTGDVIEPDDGIAAIGSGGPYAQAAAKALIKYTDLSAPDIAKESMLIASQICIYTNDKIVVEEL
- a CDS encoding 2-hydroxyacyl-CoA dehydratase family protein translates to MWDNLSIKQVVKHANDPYPYIRKWKKDTGKKVVGSTIPDVPEELIYAFGFLPVSLIGTDKPLKKAPSRLPDNACSLARSNLELVLSYEGDLFDGFVLPQVCDTTQHLSDIWRISFPDKYVESFLAPRQADRPSARYWVKEEIERLVSSLTGWSGKSLKDEDLRESIRIHNENKELLKEIYEIKRKNPGTLSNKELFALIKLSMQVDKAEFNKSLKKIKGSLKIKKVDEYTDVILVGITCDPPEVYELFDEIKLNIVGDTLVTGTRYLQGAVPDNGNLIDALTERHFKRGFFSPIHDNVYKNFEEVKALYKQTSAKAIIYVHIEFCESQEYDLPDLKRMIKKEGMPIHELDTEYQTISLAHVRTRLQAFFESLRGGAL
- the argB gene encoding acetylglutamate kinase; this encodes MSEKIKTLLEALPYIKAFFGTTFVIKYGGAAMEDENLKKEFAKDIVLLKYVGINPVIVHGGGPRIGKFLNELKIPTKFVDGLRVTDEKTLEVVEMVLSGLINKEIVKNINDMGGKATGLSGKDGRLLKAKRVENKDIGFVGEIVDVDIGIIKDIDKLGYIPVIAPLAGGIDGNSYNINADTAAGSIAKALPAEKLILLTDVEGVIDKDGKLIPILKKGEIEALIRNKTVSGGMIPKVECCLDALQGGVKTTHIID